A single Klebsiella variicola DNA region contains:
- a CDS encoding diguanylate cyclase, with amino-acid sequence MNEESQKYIAVIFKEWLPLYDSLTPDVRALLKKMADERSSMLATRFYDFIFQDPDIARHLSYELVEERLSRSLAGWVQQILTCEKEDLQALAERQYQIGSIHSRIGIPAEAVLRGARQIKSGLVEAIRDSQVARDTGIAAIHYAIMAMNMAVEMMCHAYTLSHYRATKNEEAFRLYSLMDNVPMEYGKQQASLSGWENSAIFNIVSENRTDLNATLLSESEFGLWFRHKCVRYFNHNPQMGEITELIGQVDALITEWRTAEQDAGYKNTQSLLQKIHIHCQHISSQLGVLFSSLSQMQNGKDALTNLLNRRYLPVVLKHEVTLAIEYDLPLTVAIIDIDFFKEINDKWGHMVGDRAIKHVADLLSDNIRSSDYLFRYGGEEFLLVLVETRAAEASPLLERLRKKIGQLAFNVGGDTQIPITASIGFAAHTGHPDYNLLLRDADNALYAAKREGRNCVKMHKGGG; translated from the coding sequence ATGAATGAAGAAAGCCAAAAATATATCGCCGTGATTTTTAAGGAATGGCTACCGCTGTATGACAGCCTGACGCCGGACGTCCGTGCATTACTTAAAAAAATGGCCGATGAGCGATCGTCGATGTTAGCGACCCGCTTTTACGATTTTATTTTTCAGGATCCGGATATCGCCAGGCACCTCTCTTATGAGCTGGTTGAGGAACGTCTGAGCCGCTCTCTGGCGGGATGGGTACAGCAGATCCTGACCTGTGAAAAAGAGGATCTTCAGGCTCTTGCGGAGCGCCAGTATCAGATCGGCAGCATTCATTCGCGGATTGGCATCCCGGCAGAGGCGGTGCTGCGCGGCGCGCGGCAGATAAAATCCGGGCTGGTGGAGGCGATTCGTGACAGCCAGGTCGCGCGGGACACAGGGATAGCGGCTATCCATTACGCGATCATGGCGATGAATATGGCGGTGGAGATGATGTGTCACGCCTATACGCTGTCGCATTATCGGGCTACCAAAAATGAAGAAGCTTTTCGTCTGTACAGCCTGATGGATAACGTCCCGATGGAGTATGGCAAGCAGCAGGCATCGCTTTCGGGTTGGGAAAATAGTGCGATTTTTAATATCGTCAGTGAGAACAGGACGGACCTTAACGCAACGTTATTATCTGAATCCGAATTTGGTTTGTGGTTTCGCCATAAATGCGTTCGCTATTTTAACCACAATCCGCAGATGGGGGAGATTACTGAGTTGATCGGTCAGGTGGATGCGTTGATTACCGAATGGCGTACCGCGGAACAGGATGCTGGTTATAAAAATACTCAGAGCCTGCTGCAAAAGATCCATATCCATTGCCAGCACATCAGCAGCCAGCTGGGAGTGTTATTCAGTAGTCTGTCGCAGATGCAAAATGGCAAAGACGCACTGACCAACCTGCTTAACCGTCGCTATCTGCCGGTGGTGCTCAAGCATGAAGTCACCCTGGCGATTGAGTATGACCTGCCGCTGACGGTAGCGATTATCGATATTGATTTCTTTAAAGAGATCAATGACAAATGGGGCCATATGGTCGGCGACCGCGCCATTAAGCACGTAGCCGATCTGCTCAGCGATAATATTCGCTCCAGCGACTATCTCTTCCGCTACGGCGGCGAGGAGTTTCTGCTGGTGCTGGTGGAGACCCGTGCGGCAGAGGCTTCCCCTCTCCTTGAACGTCTGCGCAAAAAGATTGGCCAGCTGGCGTTTAACGTTGGCGGCGACACGCAGATCCCCATCACCGCCAGCATTGGCTTTGCCGCCCACACCGGTCACCCCGATTACAACCTGCTGCTGCGCGACGCCGATAACGCGCTGTATGCCGCCAAGCGCGAGGGGCGCAACTGCGTGAAGATGCACAAAGGCGGGGGATAA
- a CDS encoding phosphate propanoyltransferase, with protein MIDTLVREKIAARLSATAPAIPVGISNRHVHLAQQDVEALFGKGYSLTPFKPLRQPGQFAAQECVTVVGPKGSLTNVRVLGPTRPVSQLEVSRADCFTLGIKAPVRESGQLDNAGSALLIGPAGHVELHSQVICAWRHIHMSPQDARQLNVSNGQKVSVRSNGKRQLTFDEVVVRVRDDFALEFHIDTEEANAAGLKNGAQVTLIG; from the coding sequence ATGATCGACACCCTGGTTCGCGAAAAAATCGCCGCCCGCCTGAGCGCAACGGCGCCGGCGATCCCGGTGGGGATCTCCAACCGCCACGTCCATCTCGCGCAACAGGACGTCGAGGCGTTGTTCGGCAAAGGCTACAGCCTGACGCCGTTTAAACCGCTGCGCCAGCCGGGGCAGTTTGCCGCCCAGGAGTGCGTGACCGTTGTCGGGCCGAAGGGCTCGCTGACCAACGTCCGTGTCCTCGGGCCGACCCGCCCGGTTTCGCAGCTGGAAGTATCGCGCGCCGACTGTTTCACGCTCGGGATTAAGGCGCCGGTTCGTGAGTCCGGCCAGCTGGATAATGCCGGTAGCGCGCTGCTGATTGGGCCCGCAGGCCACGTTGAACTCCATTCGCAGGTGATCTGCGCCTGGCGGCATATTCATATGTCGCCGCAGGACGCGCGCCAGCTCAACGTTAGCAATGGCCAGAAGGTCAGCGTGCGCAGCAACGGCAAGCGTCAGCTGACTTTCGATGAAGTGGTGGTGCGGGTGCGCGATGACTTCGCGCTGGAGTTTCACATCGATACCGAAGAAGCCAATGCCGCAGGGTTGAAAAACGGCGCGCAGGTGACGCTCATCGGCTAA
- a CDS encoding DMT family transporter: MFNLGFLWLALSIGSEITGTSMIKKTNGFSKLAPSVLVVCAYGLCYFALTRAMSTIPVGVAYSLWCGFGIVGVTICSMILYKQKPDLAAIIAMALIISGGVIMNVFSTM; this comes from the coding sequence ATGTTTAATCTCGGATTTTTATGGCTGGCGCTGTCTATCGGCTCCGAAATCACCGGCACCTCGATGATCAAAAAAACCAACGGCTTCAGCAAACTGGCGCCTTCGGTGCTGGTGGTCTGCGCCTACGGCCTGTGTTACTTCGCCCTCACCCGCGCGATGAGCACCATTCCGGTGGGCGTAGCCTACTCGCTGTGGTGCGGCTTCGGTATCGTCGGCGTGACGATTTGCTCCATGATCCTCTATAAGCAGAAACCGGACCTGGCGGCCATTATCGCCATGGCGCTGATTATCTCCGGCGGCGTGATCATGAACGTCTTCTCGACCATGTAA
- the cutC gene encoding choline trimethylamine-lyase encodes MAHYNLTPRVKVLADRLLAQKSTLCTEHATTLNALDGDIAGVPAAVKPARRFYELMRQLPLTISADELIVGNQTRKPHGAIFHDESAAHRPSAFQFLNLNSDLDSPDYKLVVEKGVLAIKHQLEEKTRALGSAVSRSGMDEVNGCRAAIYACDALLALAQNLANSAEQLAAAETNAYRKAELLDSAAILHHVPAHPARNFKEACQAFYLFQLALQLDNGSYAVNPQGADIALLPYFQRDINSGALNTQQAYEIVECLWFKLAELSEVRAACAIDGYPMLDAMLRGAAFDHAEVNELSAMFISAQRNLSALNLPVRLFSGVQPVSHAPFAACADTPVMEGLTPRMQRLRNHYLTVRPSVSIYRALAFTEVVKANPGMPTILLRAKAFRHACETAPILIQDDELIVGHPCGKPRAGAFSPDIAWRWVRDELDTMSTRPQDPFEISEADKKTIREEIVPFWEGRSLDEICEAQYREAGVWAFSGETFVSDLSYHQINGGGDTCPGYDVLLFTKGMNGIKADAEAHLASLSMENPEDIDRIYYYKAAIETCEGVVNYARRIAAHARELAAKEQNAQRRAELLTIADVNENVPANPPKTLQEALQSIWTVESLFEIEENQTGLSLGRVDQYCYPMFEADIREGRLTHDSALELLQAFIIKCAELMWMSSELGAKYFAGYQPFINLTVGGQKRSGGDACNDLTYLIMDAVRFVKVYQPSLACRIHNQSPQKYMEKIVDVVKAGMGFPACHFDDSHIKMMLRKGFDFEDARDYCLMGCVEPQKSGRIYQWTSTGYTQWPIAIEFVLNRGRMVLFDSYQGLDTGDLRDLRTFDEFDAAVKQQIAHIVRLSAIGTVISQRVHRDVAPKPLMSLLVEGCMESGKDVAAGGAMVNHGPGLIFSGLATYVDSMAAIRKLVFEEKKYTLEQIRDALLANFEGYEALRRDCLNAPKYGNDDNYVDQYALDITEWTEKECRKYKMLYSTLSHGTLSISNNTPIGELTNATPNGRLAWMPLSDGISPTQGADKQGPTAIIKSVSKMNVETMNIGMVHNFKFLKGLLDTPEGRHGLITLLRTASILGNGQMQFSYVDNEVLKKAQQEPEKYRDLIVRVAGYSAYFVELCKEVQDEIISRTVIEKF; translated from the coding sequence ATGGCACACTACAACTTAACGCCGCGCGTCAAAGTGCTGGCAGACCGTTTACTCGCCCAGAAAAGCACGCTGTGCACCGAACATGCCACCACGCTGAACGCTCTTGATGGCGACATCGCGGGCGTTCCCGCCGCCGTTAAACCGGCGCGCCGCTTCTATGAACTGATGCGCCAGCTGCCGCTGACCATCAGCGCCGACGAGCTGATCGTCGGTAACCAGACCCGTAAACCGCACGGGGCGATTTTCCATGATGAAAGCGCCGCGCATCGCCCATCCGCGTTCCAGTTCCTCAACCTCAACAGCGATCTGGATTCACCGGACTACAAACTGGTGGTCGAAAAAGGCGTGCTGGCGATTAAACACCAGTTAGAAGAGAAAACTCGCGCCCTCGGTAGCGCGGTCAGCCGCAGCGGTATGGATGAAGTCAATGGCTGCCGCGCCGCCATCTACGCCTGCGACGCCCTGCTGGCGCTGGCGCAAAATCTGGCCAACAGCGCCGAACAGCTGGCGGCAGCGGAAACCAATGCTTATCGCAAAGCCGAGCTGCTCGACAGCGCGGCCATTCTGCACCACGTTCCGGCCCATCCGGCGCGTAATTTCAAAGAAGCCTGCCAGGCATTCTATCTGTTCCAGCTGGCGCTACAGCTGGACAACGGCAGCTATGCGGTTAACCCGCAAGGGGCGGATATCGCGCTACTGCCTTACTTCCAACGCGATATCAACAGCGGCGCGCTGAATACCCAGCAGGCCTATGAGATCGTGGAGTGCCTGTGGTTCAAGCTGGCGGAACTGAGCGAAGTCCGCGCCGCCTGCGCCATTGACGGCTATCCGATGCTCGACGCCATGCTGCGCGGCGCCGCTTTTGACCATGCTGAAGTGAACGAACTCTCGGCGATGTTTATCAGCGCCCAGCGCAACCTCAGCGCGCTGAATCTGCCGGTGCGCCTGTTTAGCGGCGTACAGCCGGTCAGCCACGCGCCGTTCGCCGCCTGCGCCGACACGCCGGTGATGGAAGGCTTAACCCCGCGCATGCAGCGCCTGCGTAACCACTACCTGACGGTACGCCCGAGCGTCTCTATCTATCGCGCGCTGGCCTTTACCGAAGTGGTCAAAGCCAACCCGGGCATGCCGACCATTCTGCTGCGGGCGAAAGCTTTTCGCCACGCCTGCGAAACCGCGCCGATTCTGATTCAGGACGATGAGCTGATCGTCGGCCATCCGTGCGGCAAGCCGCGCGCGGGCGCCTTCTCGCCGGATATCGCCTGGCGCTGGGTGCGCGACGAGCTCGACACCATGAGCACCCGCCCGCAGGATCCGTTTGAGATCAGCGAAGCAGATAAAAAAACCATTCGCGAAGAGATCGTCCCATTCTGGGAAGGCCGTTCGCTGGATGAGATTTGCGAAGCGCAATACCGTGAAGCCGGCGTCTGGGCCTTCAGCGGCGAGACCTTCGTCAGCGACCTCTCCTATCACCAGATTAACGGCGGCGGCGATACCTGTCCGGGCTACGACGTGCTGCTGTTCACCAAAGGGATGAACGGCATTAAAGCCGATGCCGAAGCGCATCTGGCCAGCCTGAGCATGGAAAACCCGGAAGATATCGACCGTATCTACTACTACAAAGCGGCGATTGAAACCTGTGAAGGGGTGGTCAACTACGCCCGCCGCATCGCCGCCCACGCCCGCGAACTGGCGGCTAAAGAGCAAAACGCCCAGCGCCGCGCCGAGTTGCTGACCATCGCCGACGTCAACGAAAACGTGCCGGCCAATCCGCCGAAGACCCTGCAGGAAGCGCTGCAGAGTATCTGGACCGTCGAATCACTGTTTGAAATCGAAGAGAACCAGACCGGGCTGTCGCTGGGGCGCGTCGACCAGTACTGCTACCCGATGTTCGAAGCCGATATCCGCGAAGGCCGCCTGACCCACGACAGCGCGCTGGAGCTGCTGCAGGCGTTCATCATCAAATGTGCCGAACTGATGTGGATGTCGAGCGAGCTGGGCGCGAAATATTTCGCGGGTTATCAGCCGTTTATCAACCTCACCGTTGGCGGCCAGAAACGTAGCGGGGGCGATGCCTGTAACGATCTGACCTATCTGATTATGGACGCCGTGCGCTTTGTGAAGGTTTACCAGCCGTCGCTGGCCTGCCGTATTCACAACCAGTCGCCGCAGAAATACATGGAAAAAATCGTCGACGTGGTGAAAGCGGGAATGGGCTTCCCGGCCTGCCACTTCGATGACTCCCACATCAAGATGATGCTGCGCAAAGGCTTCGATTTTGAAGACGCCCGCGATTACTGCCTGATGGGCTGCGTTGAGCCGCAGAAATCCGGGCGCATCTACCAGTGGACCTCCACCGGCTACACCCAGTGGCCTATCGCTATCGAATTCGTGCTCAACCGCGGGCGGATGGTGCTGTTCGATAGCTATCAGGGGCTGGATACCGGCGACCTGCGCGACCTGCGCACCTTCGACGAATTCGATGCGGCGGTGAAACAGCAGATCGCCCATATCGTGCGCCTGTCGGCCATCGGCACCGTCATCAGCCAGCGCGTCCACCGCGATGTGGCGCCGAAGCCGCTGATGTCGTTGCTGGTTGAAGGCTGTATGGAGAGCGGCAAAGATGTCGCCGCCGGCGGCGCGATGGTCAACCACGGTCCGGGGCTGATTTTCTCCGGTCTGGCGACCTACGTCGACTCGATGGCGGCGATCCGCAAGCTGGTGTTCGAAGAGAAGAAATACACCCTTGAGCAGATCCGCGATGCGCTGCTGGCCAACTTTGAAGGTTACGAAGCGCTGCGCCGCGACTGCCTGAACGCGCCGAAATACGGTAACGACGATAACTACGTCGACCAGTACGCGCTGGATATTACCGAATGGACCGAGAAAGAGTGCCGTAAGTACAAAATGCTCTACTCGACCCTCAGCCACGGCACCCTGTCTATCTCCAACAATACGCCAATCGGCGAGCTGACCAACGCCACGCCGAACGGCCGCCTGGCGTGGATGCCGCTCTCCGACGGCATCAGCCCGACTCAGGGCGCGGATAAACAAGGCCCGACGGCGATTATCAAGTCGGTCAGCAAGATGAACGTGGAGACCATGAACATCGGTATGGTGCACAACTTCAAGTTCCTCAAAGGGCTGCTGGATACCCCGGAAGGTCGCCACGGCTTGATTACCCTGCTGCGTACCGCCTCGATTCTCGGCAATGGCCAGATGCAGTTCAGCTATGTCGATAACGAAGTGCTGAAGAAGGCGCAGCAGGAGCCGGAGAAATACCGCGACCTGATCGTCCGCGTCGCCGGCTACAGCGCTTACTTCGTCGAGCTGTGCAAAGAGGTCCAGGACGAGATCATCAGCCGTACGGTGATTGAGAAGTTCTAG
- the cutD gene encoding choline TMA-lyase-activating enzyme, protein MIAKQELTGRIFNIQKYSIYDGDGIRTLVFFKGCNIRCPWCANPEGLNSQFQVMFSHDKCINCGDCVSVCPAGIHYRAEENGEMKHFVDRNKDCIGCRKCEEICTQNALDIMGKDVTVSELMEIIMQDYDFYISSGGGVTIGGGEMSLQTDFAVALFSECKKMMINTAVETQGTTPLANYQKLAPVTDTFLFDIKQINSEHHKAMLGIGNEGIRRNLEWLVDSGANVIVRMPLIRGYNDSFDAITGAIDYVQKLAKRGNIRRIDMLPYHQLGRKKYERLDMPYPITQDPSYTPDELDRLETFFQQFDFDIRLVRH, encoded by the coding sequence GTGATCGCAAAACAAGAATTAACGGGCCGAATTTTCAATATCCAGAAATATTCGATCTATGACGGCGATGGCATTCGCACGCTGGTGTTTTTTAAGGGCTGCAACATTCGCTGCCCGTGGTGCGCCAACCCGGAAGGGCTGAACAGCCAGTTCCAGGTGATGTTCTCGCACGACAAATGCATTAACTGCGGCGACTGCGTCAGCGTCTGTCCGGCGGGTATTCATTATCGGGCGGAAGAGAACGGCGAAATGAAGCACTTCGTCGACCGCAATAAAGACTGCATCGGCTGCCGCAAATGCGAAGAGATTTGCACCCAGAACGCGCTGGACATTATGGGCAAGGACGTCACCGTCAGCGAGCTGATGGAGATCATCATGCAGGACTACGACTTCTACATCTCCTCCGGCGGCGGCGTCACCATCGGCGGCGGCGAGATGAGCCTGCAGACCGATTTTGCCGTCGCCTTATTCAGCGAATGCAAAAAGATGATGATTAACACCGCTGTCGAAACCCAGGGCACCACCCCGCTTGCCAACTACCAGAAGCTGGCGCCGGTCACCGACACCTTCTTGTTCGACATAAAGCAGATTAACAGCGAACACCACAAAGCGATGCTCGGTATCGGCAACGAAGGGATCCGCCGCAATCTCGAATGGCTGGTGGATTCCGGTGCCAACGTCATTGTGCGTATGCCGCTCATTCGCGGCTACAACGACTCATTCGACGCCATTACCGGCGCCATTGATTACGTACAGAAGCTGGCGAAGCGTGGAAATATCCGCCGCATCGACATGCTGCCGTACCACCAGTTGGGACGCAAAAAGTACGAACGCCTGGATATGCCCTACCCGATTACCCAGGACCCGTCTTATACACCGGACGAACTGGACCGGCTGGAAACCTTCTTCCAGCAATTTGATTTTGATATTCGCTTAGTCCGCCATTAA
- the trpS gene encoding tryptophan--tRNA ligase produces MNHSQTILTGDRPTGQLHLGHYVGSLRQRVALQHDHQQFILIADLQGLTDNGSNPQKISHHILEVMADYLAVGIDPRLTTICLQSALPALAELSALYMNIVTVARVERNPTVKNEIAQKGFARSLPVGFLAYPISQAADITAFKAELVPVGDDQLPMIEQTNEIVHKMNSLTGEPVLRHCKALLSEVSRLPGVDGNAKMSKSLGNTLTLSASEEEIHRAVSAMYTDPTHLRVSDPGHVDGNVVFTYLDAFHSDKALVAEMKAHYQRGGLGDRQCKNELETCLQALLAPIRERRATYIQDKGMLLELLRQGSERAHQLTQQTLHEVKRGLGLPVLF; encoded by the coding sequence ATGAACCATTCGCAAACCATCCTCACTGGCGACCGGCCGACCGGCCAGCTGCACCTTGGCCACTACGTCGGCTCGCTACGCCAGCGCGTCGCGCTGCAGCACGACCACCAGCAGTTTATCCTGATCGCCGACCTGCAAGGGCTCACCGATAACGGCAGCAACCCACAAAAAATCAGCCACCATATCCTCGAAGTCATGGCCGATTATCTGGCCGTCGGCATCGACCCCAGGCTCACCACTATTTGCCTGCAGTCCGCTCTGCCCGCGCTGGCGGAGCTCAGCGCGCTGTATATGAATATCGTCACCGTCGCCCGCGTGGAACGTAATCCGACGGTCAAAAATGAGATTGCCCAAAAGGGATTCGCCCGTTCGCTGCCAGTGGGCTTTCTTGCCTATCCGATTAGCCAGGCGGCCGATATCACCGCCTTCAAGGCCGAACTGGTGCCGGTGGGTGACGATCAGCTACCGATGATTGAGCAGACCAACGAGATCGTCCACAAGATGAATAGCCTCACCGGCGAGCCGGTGCTGCGCCACTGTAAGGCGCTACTCAGCGAAGTGAGCCGCCTGCCGGGCGTCGACGGTAATGCCAAAATGTCGAAATCGCTGGGCAACACGCTGACGTTATCGGCCAGTGAAGAGGAGATCCACCGCGCGGTCAGCGCGATGTATACCGACCCGACGCACCTGAGAGTCAGCGATCCGGGGCATGTCGACGGCAACGTGGTGTTCACCTATCTCGACGCTTTCCATAGCGATAAGGCGCTGGTGGCAGAGATGAAAGCCCACTATCAGCGCGGCGGGCTGGGCGATCGCCAGTGTAAGAATGAACTGGAAACCTGCCTGCAGGCGCTACTGGCGCCAATCCGCGAACGCCGGGCTACCTATATTCAGGATAAAGGGATGCTGCTTGAGCTGCTGCGTCAGGGCAGCGAACGCGCCCACCAGCTCACGCAGCAGACGCTGCATGAAGTGAAGCGCGGGCTGGGGCTGCCGGTGCTGTTCTGA
- a CDS encoding BMC domain-containing protein, with protein sequence MKSLGVIETRGWVAAIQAVDAACKAAGVTCIGYRKPGSGLVSVCFEGEISAIHTAIERGVAVAGAEHTVKSLVIARPERCVVEALSNLKGNPPREQKKAEPVVISAPEPIVPPAAPNETEDKHPALKKGKKS encoded by the coding sequence ATGAAAAGTTTAGGCGTAATTGAAACGCGAGGATGGGTCGCCGCCATTCAGGCCGTCGACGCCGCCTGTAAAGCTGCGGGAGTGACCTGCATTGGCTATCGCAAACCAGGCTCCGGGCTGGTGAGCGTCTGCTTTGAAGGGGAGATCAGCGCCATCCACACCGCCATTGAACGCGGCGTGGCGGTCGCAGGCGCCGAGCACACCGTGAAGTCGCTGGTGATTGCCCGCCCGGAGCGCTGCGTGGTTGAAGCGTTAAGCAACCTCAAAGGCAACCCGCCGCGCGAGCAAAAAAAGGCCGAACCGGTGGTTATCTCCGCCCCGGAACCTATCGTCCCCCCTGCCGCCCCGAACGAAACGGAAGATAAACATCCGGCGCTGAAGAAAGGGAAGAAGTCATGA
- a CDS encoding HlyD family secretion protein, with protein MDKIKKRWAGYLVGLLVVLAAAAWWLLRPPGLPDGFASSNGRIEATEVDIASKIAGRIDTILVKEGQFVRQGEVLARMDTRVLNEQRLEAAAQIKEAESAVLAARALLDQRQSEMRASEAVVKQRQAELDSSAKRHVRSNALSQRGAVSAQQLDDDRAAAESARAALESAKAQVSAARAAIEAARTSIIQAQTRVEAAQATERRILADIDDSELKAPRDGRIQYRVAEPGEVLAAGGRVLNMVDLADVYMTFFLPTEQAGLLALGSEARLILDAAPDLVIPANISFVASVAQFTPKTVETSDERLKLMFRVKARIPPELLAQHLEYVKTGLPGMAYVRVDKQQPWPEALTVRLPQ; from the coding sequence ATGGACAAAATAAAGAAACGTTGGGCAGGGTATCTTGTCGGCTTACTGGTGGTGCTCGCCGCCGCCGCATGGTGGCTGCTGCGCCCGCCAGGTCTCCCGGACGGTTTTGCCAGTAGCAACGGCCGAATCGAAGCCACCGAAGTCGATATTGCCAGTAAAATCGCCGGGCGTATCGACACGATTTTGGTCAAAGAGGGCCAGTTTGTGCGTCAGGGAGAAGTCCTCGCGAGGATGGATACTCGCGTACTGAACGAGCAGCGTCTTGAAGCCGCCGCACAAATCAAGGAGGCGGAAAGCGCGGTGCTCGCCGCCAGAGCCTTGCTCGATCAGCGGCAGAGTGAAATGCGCGCCAGCGAAGCAGTGGTGAAGCAGCGCCAGGCGGAGCTGGATTCCTCGGCGAAACGCCATGTCCGCTCGAATGCCCTGTCGCAGCGCGGCGCCGTCTCCGCCCAGCAGCTGGATGACGACCGCGCGGCAGCAGAGAGTGCCCGCGCGGCGCTGGAATCGGCAAAAGCCCAGGTCTCTGCCGCCCGCGCCGCCATCGAAGCTGCCCGCACCAGCATTATTCAGGCGCAAACCCGCGTCGAAGCCGCCCAGGCGACCGAACGGCGGATCCTTGCCGATATTGACGATAGCGAGCTGAAAGCACCCCGTGATGGCCGCATTCAGTATCGCGTCGCTGAGCCAGGCGAAGTCCTGGCCGCCGGTGGCCGGGTGCTGAATATGGTCGATCTCGCCGATGTCTATATGACCTTCTTTCTGCCAACCGAACAGGCTGGCCTGCTGGCGCTCGGCAGCGAAGCGCGCTTGATCCTTGATGCCGCGCCGGATCTGGTGATCCCGGCCAACATCAGCTTTGTCGCCAGCGTCGCCCAGTTCACGCCGAAAACGGTAGAAACCAGCGACGAGCGCCTTAAGCTGATGTTCCGCGTCAAAGCGCGCATCCCGCCGGAGCTGCTGGCGCAGCATCTGGAATATGTCAAAACCGGCCTGCCCGGCATGGCTTACGTGCGGGTGGATAAACAACAACCCTGGCCTGAGGCGCTAACGGTGAGGTTGCCGCAATGA
- a CDS encoding DMT family transporter gives MSSKTKCWLWMLLVILSETSATSTLKMFGSSEGSTKMLLLVLLIALYCTCYYSLSRAVKDIPVGLAYATWSGTGILVVSTLGMAFYGQHPDTAAIIGMAVIASGIVIMNLFSKMGSEESEEPAPAAPVASMDKNIAN, from the coding sequence ATGTCTTCGAAAACAAAATGCTGGTTATGGATGCTGCTGGTTATCCTCTCCGAAACCTCGGCAACCTCGACGTTAAAAATGTTCGGTAGCAGCGAAGGCAGCACAAAAATGCTGCTGCTCGTATTGCTGATTGCGCTCTATTGCACCTGCTATTACTCGCTCTCAAGGGCGGTGAAAGATATTCCGGTCGGTCTCGCATACGCCACCTGGTCCGGCACCGGTATCCTGGTGGTCTCGACGCTGGGAATGGCGTTTTACGGCCAGCACCCGGATACCGCCGCCATCATCGGCATGGCGGTGATCGCCAGCGGCATCGTTATCATGAACCTGTTCTCGAAGATGGGTTCGGAAGAGAGTGAAGAGCCCGCACCCGCCGCGCCAGTCGCCTCCATGGATAAGAACATCGCTAACTAA